In Poecile atricapillus isolate bPoeAtr1 chromosome 22, bPoeAtr1.hap1, whole genome shotgun sequence, a genomic segment contains:
- the LOC131587485 gene encoding E3 ubiquitin-protein ligase TRIM62, producing the protein MACSLKDELLCSICLSIYQDPVGLGCEHYFCRRCITEHWVRQEPQGTRDCPECRRTFPEPTLAPSLKLANIVERYSAFPLDAILGAQRSSFPCKDHEKVKLFCLTDRAVVCFFCDEPAMHEQHQVTNVDDAFEELQRELKEQLQGLQESERSHTEALQLLKKQLAETKSSAKSLRATIGEAFERLHRLLRERQKAMLEELEADTARTLSDIEHKIQRYSQQLRKVQEGTQILQERLAEADKHVFLAGMASLSERLKGKIHETNLTYEDFPTSKYMGPLQYTIWKSLFQDIHPVPAALTLDPGTAHHRLILSDDCTIVAYGNLHPHPLQDSPRRFDVEVSVLGTEAFGAGVHYWEVVVSEKTQWMIGLAHEAVTRKGSIQIQPSRGFYCIVMHDGNQYSACTEPWTRLNVKGKLEKVGVFLDYDKGLLIFYNADDMSWLYTFRERFPGKLCSYFSPGQSHANGKNVQPLRINTVRI; encoded by the exons ATGGCGTGCAGCCTCAAGGACGAGCTGCTGTGCTCCATCTGCCTGAGCATCTACCAGGAcccagtggggctgggatgcGAGCACTACTTCTGCCGCCGCTGCATCACCGAGCACTGGGTGCGCCAGGAGCCGCAGGGCACCCGCGACTGCCCCGAGTGCCGCCGCACCTTCCCCGAGCCCACGCTGGCCCCCAGCCTCAAGCTGGCCAACATCGTGGAGCGCTACAGCGCCTTCCCCTTGGACGCTATCCTGGGGGCCCAGCgcagctccttcccctgcaAGGACCACGAGAAGGTGAAGCTCTTCTGCCTCACTGACCGTGCCGTCGTCTGTTTCTTCTGTGATGAGCCAGCCATGCACGAGCAGCACCAGGTTACCAACGTGGACGATGCCTTcgaggagctgcag CGGGAGCTGAAGGAGCaactccaggggctgcaggagagtGAGCGTAGCCACACAgaagctctgcagctcctcaagAAGCAGCTGGCTGAGACCAAG TCCTCAGCCAAAAGCCTGCGGGCGACGATCGGGGAGGCGTTTGAGCGGCTGCACCGGCTGCTGCGGGAGCGGCAGAAGGCgatgctggaggagctggaggctgACACGGCACGCACGCTCAGCGACATCGAGCACAAGATCCAGCGCTACAGCCAGCAGCTCCGCAAGGTGCAGGAGGGCACCCAGATCCTGCAGGAGCGCCTGGCCGAGGCAGATAAACACGTCTTCCTGGCCGGCATGGCCTCCCTCTCTGAGAG GCTGAAGGGAAAGATCCACGAGACCAACCTGACCTATGAGGATTTTCCCACCTCCAAGTACATGGGTCCGCTGCAGTACACCATCTGGAAATCCCTCTTCCAGGACATCCATCCTG tgccagcagcactgacTCTGGACCCCGGCACTGCCCACCACCGCCTCATCCTCTCAGACGACTGCACCATCGTGGCCTATGGCAACCTGCACCCACACCCGCTGCAGGACTCGCCCCGGCGCTTTGACGTGGAGGTGTCGGTGCTGGGCACCGAGGCCTTTGGTGCTGGGGTGCACTACTGGGAGGTGGTGGTGTCTGAAAAAACCCAGTGGATGATCGGCCTGGCCCACGAGGCCGTGACCCGCAAGGGCAGCATCCAGATCCAGCCGAGCCGCGGGTTCTACTGCATCGTGATGCACGACGGGAACCAGTACAGTGCCTGCACGGAGCCCTGGACGCGGCTGAACGTCAAGGGCAAGCTGGAGAAGGTGGGCGTCTTCCTGGACTACGATAAGGGGCTTCTCATCTTCTACAATGCTGACGACATGTCCTGGCTCTACACCTTCCGGGAGAGGTTTCCTGGGAAGCTGTGCTCATATTTTAGTCCTGGGCAGAGCCACGCCAACGGGAAGAATGTCCAGCCATTGCGGATCAACACTGTCCGTATCTaa
- the SVBP gene encoding small vasohibin-binding protein has translation MDPGAGARKERPKPREPAARLEKAKQRSAQQELKQRQRAEIYALNRVMTELEQQQFDSFCKQMQGSGE, from the exons ATGGATCCGGGCGCGGGGGCACGGAAGGAGCGGCCGAAGCCGCGGGAGCCGGCGGCTCGTCTGGAGAAGGCCAAGCAGAGGTcggcacagcaggagctgaagcaGCGGCAGCGGGCggag ATCTATGCCCTGAACCGGGTGATGacggagctggagcagcagcagttcgACTCCTTCTGCAAGCAGATGCAGGGATCCGGGGAATGA
- the TMEM269 gene encoding transmembrane protein 269 isoform X2, translating to MWMVSPPVDEGSAWLWDTAKAGGIFQSTKKLVLSEQAGQERALEFLRKNAANGLSVANLLAGLSSILCTVNRQYHYSCWFLLLGFLLDLADGAVARQLDACSALGAKLDDFADFTTFGLGTALLLQPQGVLGGLLTLAYVLAVFARLCFFSSGIPFTYRGLPCPYASAVLASTFLLTGGHVALLRVAAAAMILFMADCGFYPHDRVLESQLWKKLVYAGGVVAVLLAPTAVAAVYCLTWATSYIVFPFALWSCKA from the exons ATGTGGATGGTGTCACCGCCGGTCG atgaAGGATCTGCCTGGCTTTGGGACACGGCAAAGGCGGGGG GTATTTTTCAGTCCACCAAGAAGCTGGTGCTGAGTGAGCAAGCGGGACAGGAACGGGCACTGGAATTCCTCCGGAAAAACGCGGCTAACGGACTCTCCGTGGCCAACCTCCTGGCTGGGCTTTCCTCCATCCTCTGCACTGTCAACAG GCAGTACCACTACTCCTGCTGGTTTCTGCTCCTGGGCTTCCTGCTGGATCTGGCCGATGGAGCCGTGGCCCGGCAGCTTGACGCCTGCTCGGCACTGG GTGCCAAGCTGGATGACTTTGCCGATTTCACCACGTTTGGGCTGGGCAcggcgctgctgctgcagccccagggtgtGCTGGGGGGGCTGCTGACCCTCGCTTACGTGCTGGCCGTCTTTGCCCGCCTCTGCTTCTTCTCCAGCG GGATCCCCTTCACCTACCGGGGGCTGCCCTGCCCCTAcgcctcagcagtgctggccaGCACCTTCCTTCTCACCGGGGGACACGTGGCCCTGCTCCGCGTCGCCGCGGCTGCCATGATCCTGTTCATGGCCGACTGCGGCTTCTATCCCCACGACAGGGTGCTGGAGTCACAGCTCTGGAAGAAACTGGTTTATGCTGGAG GGGTGGTGGCTGTCCTGCTGGCACCGACGGCGGTGGCTGCGGTTTATTGCCTGACCTGGGCCACGTCCTACATCGTCTTCCCCTTCGCCCTCTGGAGCTGCAAGGCCTGA
- the TMEM269 gene encoding transmembrane protein 269 isoform X1 → MWMVSPPVGIFQSTKKLVLSEQAGQERALEFLRKNAANGLSVANLLAGLSSILCTVNRQYHYSCWFLLLGFLLDLADGAVARQLDACSALGAKLDDFADFTTFGLGTALLLQPQGVLGGLLTLAYVLAVFARLCFFSSGIPFTYRGLPCPYASAVLASTFLLTGGHVALLRVAAAAMILFMADCGFYPHDRVLESQLWKKLVYAGGVVAVLLAPTAVAAVYCLTWATSYIVFPFALWSCKA, encoded by the exons ATGTGGATGGTGTCACCGCCGGTCG GTATTTTTCAGTCCACCAAGAAGCTGGTGCTGAGTGAGCAAGCGGGACAGGAACGGGCACTGGAATTCCTCCGGAAAAACGCGGCTAACGGACTCTCCGTGGCCAACCTCCTGGCTGGGCTTTCCTCCATCCTCTGCACTGTCAACAG GCAGTACCACTACTCCTGCTGGTTTCTGCTCCTGGGCTTCCTGCTGGATCTGGCCGATGGAGCCGTGGCCCGGCAGCTTGACGCCTGCTCGGCACTGG GTGCCAAGCTGGATGACTTTGCCGATTTCACCACGTTTGGGCTGGGCAcggcgctgctgctgcagccccagggtgtGCTGGGGGGGCTGCTGACCCTCGCTTACGTGCTGGCCGTCTTTGCCCGCCTCTGCTTCTTCTCCAGCG GGATCCCCTTCACCTACCGGGGGCTGCCCTGCCCCTAcgcctcagcagtgctggccaGCACCTTCCTTCTCACCGGGGGACACGTGGCCCTGCTCCGCGTCGCCGCGGCTGCCATGATCCTGTTCATGGCCGACTGCGGCTTCTATCCCCACGACAGGGTGCTGGAGTCACAGCTCTGGAAGAAACTGGTTTATGCTGGAG GGGTGGTGGCTGTCCTGCTGGCACCGACGGCGGTGGCTGCGGTTTATTGCCTGACCTGGGCCACGTCCTACATCGTCTTCCCCTTCGCCCTCTGGAGCTGCAAGGCCTGA
- the CELA3B gene encoding chymotrypsin-like elastase family member 3B isoform X2 encodes MAAMLSLVLLLVAGGARAAVLPDSRVVNGHDAEPYSWPWQISLQYERDGAFHHTCGGTLIAPGWVMTAAHCISKSRKYQVVLGEYDMSSGEGPEQRIPVNSNDIFVHPKWLSFCAACGNDIALMKLQRPAVLSAEVQVARLPPAGSILPNGYPCVLSGWGLLSTGGSLPDRLQEAELPVVDYEHCTQPDWWGALAIRQTMICAGGAEKAGCNGDSGGPLNCQAEDGTWEVHGIASFVSALGCNAAKKPTVFTRVSAFEDWIAETIRDN; translated from the exons ATGGCTGCGATGCTGAGCCTCgtcctgctgctggtggccgGCG GTGCCCGTGCCGCGGTGCTGCCGGACTCCCGGGTGGTCAATGGGCACGATGCGGAGCCCTACAGCTGGCCCTggcag ATCTCGCTGCAGTACGAGCGGGACGGCGCTTTCCACCACACCTGCGGGGGCACCTTGATCGCTCCGGGCTGGGTGATGACGGCCGCGCACTGCATCTC CAAATCCCGCAAGTACCAGGTGGTGCTGGGCGAGTACGACATGAGCTCCGGGGAGGGCCCCGAGCAGCGCATCCCCGTGAACTCCAACGATATCTTCGTGCACCCGAAGTGGCTCAGCTTCTGCGCGGCCTGCGG CAATGACATCGCCCTGATGAAGCTGCAGCGCCCGGCCGTGCTCTCGGCGGAGGTGCAGGTGGCGCGGCTGCCGCCCGCCGGCTCCATCCTGCCCAACGGGTACCCCTGCGTGCTCAGCGGCTGGGGACTGCTCAGCA CTGGAGGGTCGCTGCCAGACCggctgcaggaggcagagctgcccGTGGTGGACTATGAGCACTGCACCCAGCCCGACTGGTGGGGGGCCCTGGCCATCCGCCAGACCATGATCTGTGCCGGTGGTGCTGAGAAGGCTGGATGCAAT GGTGATTCTGGGGGCCCCCTGAACTGCCAAGCTGAGGATGGGACCTGGGAGGTCCATGGCATCGCCAGCTTCGTGTCGGCCCTGGGCTGCAATGCTGCCAAGAAACCCACTGTGTTTACCCGCGTGTCTGCCTTCGAGGACTGGATTGCAGAG ACCATAAGAGACAACTGA